The Henckelia pumila isolate YLH828 chromosome 2, ASM3356847v2, whole genome shotgun sequence genome includes a window with the following:
- the LOC140878295 gene encoding uncharacterized protein: MTGVPTFKFNMRIQTLGSDEKCAKTKQISNWIADIGDGKNGVQNDGYATIDIPGDLLLKYCNDHIASIVESTFSSSDISIGNTAYFQQRAILAPTLDVVQSINEYMISLNHFEGRLYLSSDTACHSDKTVGLLHDVHTPKYLNGIKCSGVSNHELNLKVGTTVMLLRNINHSLGLCSDTRMIVTKLENYVLEEKIMTGSNVGHEVLIPRMFLTSSDPKLLFQFQKRQYPLIVAYTMKINKSQSQ; this comes from the coding sequence ATGACCGGAGTTCCAACTTTTAAGTTCAACATGCGAATACAAACTTTAGGTTCTGATGAAAAATGTGCTAAAACAAAGCAAATTTCTAATTGGATTGCTGACATTGGAGATGGAAAAAACGGAGTGCAAAATGATGGTTATGCGACAATCGATATTCCTGGTGATCTTTTGCTGAAATATTGTAATGATCATATTGCATCGATAGTCGAGAgtacattttcatcatcagacATTTCTATTGGTAATACTGCATATTTTCAGCAGAGAGCTATTTTGGCACCGACTCTTGATGTAGTTCAATCCATaaatgaatacatgatatctCTTAATCATTTTGAGGGAAGATTGTATTTAAGTTCTGATACAGCATGCCACTCGGATAAAACCGTTGGTTTATTGCATGATGTCCATACCCCCAAATACTTGAATGGGATAAAATGTTCTGGAGTATCAAATCACGAGTTGAACTTAAAAGTTGGAACTACGGTTATGTTGTTGCGGAACATAAATCATTCTCTTGGTTTATGCAGTGACACTAGAATGATAGTGACAAAGCTCGAAAACTATGTTTTAGAAGAAAAAATTATGACTGGAAGTAATGTGGGTCACGAAGTGCTTATTCCAAGAATGTTTTTGACATCATCTGATCCAAAACTTCTTTTTCAATTTCAAAAACGACAATATCCTTTGATTGTAGCATATACAATGAAAATCAACAAaagtcaaagtcaataa
- the LOC140880927 gene encoding uncharacterized protein At5g64816, producing MVEVWWSLLGAAVPVLIAGQAFRMKARHADEQRIKSVRGREKTVDDIFVCERVCTSKRMLKKVGAFSKDPIPDTCVTVCGVSELDACSDACARTVCINQHQVPNWNDVCLRRCQSECLKISAPRSS from the coding sequence ATGGTTGAGGTGTGGTGGTCCTTGCTTGGAGCAGCTGTTCCCGTCTTGATTGCGGGTCAAGCATTTAGAATGAAGGCAAGACATGCTGACGAACAGAGAATCAAAAGCGTTAGAGGCAGGGAGAAGACGGTGGATGACATTTTTGTGTGTGAGAGAGTTTGCACGTCAAAGAGAATGTTGAAGAAAGTTGGAGCATTCTCCAAGGATCCAATCCCTGATACTTGTGTCACGGTATGTGGAGTTTCTGAACTGGATGCTTGCTCCGATGCTTGTGCTCGAACTGTCTGCATCAACCAACATCAAGTGCCTAATTGGAACGATGTTTGCCTCCGAAGGTGTCAGAGTGAATGCCTCAAGATATCCGCGCCACGGTCTTCTTGA
- the LOC140878296 gene encoding uncharacterized protein, which yields MEAGSGSSNYSFLGSCEYKEDLYMISISNGFSLMELFLSLGRKYEEIAPENMILQYLAPHRKLYVTLKEDDDVRNMTHLHTAMRLTIINMRAVKKDHMEGNNLGRHESEEETRTSTDRYLDVGLVRNSLDSWSHCIRGEGPIFTDTAEFRNYAKKYAIATRRSFKYKKNDSEKVIIICSVKTCSWRIYVSRHKADNIFGIRKCNLVHTCGDDNLRSRGHPRADASWVANVVIDRLRGEPSYRPCMMLTDLQRDFGVELNYQKVWKGKELAMHDIHGAEDGSYDKLRWYCSAIKETNPGSIVECEIDHFGFINGCRPLIFLDGTHIKNKYRGCILVAVAKDANEDLFTLAYSLKDALLSHRMMGFDEFTFFSDRHPGILKAVHLVFPSSHHAYCLRHLVDNFVHKVMKSYPLHNKKHWSSVFKKAAYAPSRKEFDEHINNIVVSMPLAGQFIVSSCPESWANALFPGNRWGVINNNIAESWNNWVKAARHLPIVAMVDHICLQIMDMMHRRRETTMRMVKRLSPSKENVVAKTYAESRSLKVHKACGWSFEVVDGDKSFGVDLSARTCSCRAWQINRLPCKHACAAIESKSLSLYDFCDKYFHIELYREAYKGILNPIPTFNMYDSNPEHPSIINAPDVRIQPGRRRTKRIPSQVQSRVSKCGKVAYWNKHFARMHLQEGLLDPAAIMEAYFCVD from the exons ATGGAAGCTGGATCTGGATCTTCAAATTATTCATTTTTGGGTAGCTGCGAGTATAAAGAAGATCTTTATATGATCTCCATTAGTAATGGCTTTAGTCTAATGGAGTTGTTTCTTAGTCTTGGGAGAAAATATGAGGAGATTGCTCCAGAAAATATGATCTTGCAATATCTAGCTCCCCATCGAAAGTTGTATGTGACGTTGAAAGAAGACGATGACGTTCGTAACATGACACATCTTCACACGGCTATGAGACTAACAATAATTAATATGAGGGCAGTGAAAAAAGATCATATGGAAGGGAACAATTTGGGGAG GCAtgaatctgaagaggagacaCGGACTAGTACTGATCGCTATCTTGATGTGGGTTTGGTGAGAAATTCCCTAGATTCTTGGAGTCACTGCATCCGTGGAGAAGGTCCAATTTTCACGGATACTGCAGAATTTCGAAACTATGCCAAAAAATATGCAATTGCTACGAGACGATCTTTTAAGTATAAAAAGAATGACAGTGAGAAAGTTATTATAATTTGTAGTGTGAAAACATGTTCTTGGAGAATATATGTCTCAAGACATAAAGCTGACAATATTTTTGGCATTAGAAAATGTAACCTAGTGCATACGTGTGGGGATGACAATCTTCGTAGCAGAGGACATCCTAGAGCCGATGCTTCATGGGTTGCCAATGTTGTGATTGACAGATTGAGAGGAGAGCCCTCTTATCGGCCGTGCATGATGTTGACAGATTTACAAAGAGATTTTGGAGTTGAGCTCAATTACCAGAAGGTTTGGAAAGGAAAAGAATTAGCTATGCATGACATTCATGGTGCAGAAGATGGATCGTATGATAAATTACGATGGTATTGTAGTGCTATCAAAGAAACTAATCCTGGAAGTATTGTTGAGTGTGAAATTGACCACT TTGGTTTCATCAATGGATGTAGGCCCTTGATTTTCTTGGATGGAACTCACATTAAAAATAAGTACAGGGGATGTATTTTGGTTGCTGTAGCAAAGGATGCTAATGAAGATCTTTTCACATTAGCATATTCG CTAAAAGATGCCTTGCTTTCTCATCGCATGATGGGGTTCGATGAGTTCACATTTTTCTCTGACAGACATCCTGGGATACTTAAGGCTGTTCATTTAGTATTCCCAAGCAGTCATCATGCATATTGTCTACGGCATTTGGTAGATAATTTTGTGCATAAG GTCATGAAAAGCTACCCACTTCACAACAAAAAGCATTGGTCATCCGTTTTCAAGAAAGCTGCATATGCCCCATCAAGGAAAGAGTTCGACGAACATATTAACAACATAGTAGTGTCAATGCCACTTGCCGGACAGTTCATTGTGAGTTCTTGTCCAGAAAGTTGGGCAAATGCATTGTTTCCAGGTAACCGATGGGGTGTTATAAATAATAACATTGCTGAATCTTGGAATAATTGGGTTAAAGCAGCACGCCATCTTCCTATTGTGGCCATGGTGGACCATATTTGCCTTCAAATTATGGACATGATGCACAGAAGACGTGAGACAACAATGAGGATGGTTAAAAGATTGAGTCCTTCAAAAGAGAATGTTGTTGCGAAAACATATGCTGAATCTCGCAGCTTGAAAGTGCACAAGGCATGTGGCTGGAGTTTTGAGGTTGTTGATGGTGATAAATCATTTGGTGTTGATTTGTCTGCTAGGACTTGTTCGTGCAGAGCATGGCAGATTAATAGACTTCCATGCAAGCATGCATGTGCTGCCATAGAATCAAAATCTTTGTCgttatatgatttttgtgacAAATACTTTCATATAGAGTTGTATCGTGAAGCTTATAAAGGAATTCTAAATCCGATCCCCACGTTTAACATGTATGATTCCAATCCTGAACATCCATCCATAATCAATGCGCCTGATGTTCGAATTCAACCGGGCCGAAGAAGAACTAAAAGGATACCATCACAAGTCCAATCACGTGTGTCAAAGTGTG GAAAAGTCGCATATTGGAACAAGCATTTTGCGAGGATGCATCTACAAGAAGGTTTACTCGATCCAGCTGCAATAATGGAGGCGTATTTTTGCGttgattga